Part of the Nicotiana sylvestris chromosome 2, ASM39365v2, whole genome shotgun sequence genome, GAGATGGGTTGGGGTGATGCACGTGTTAGGTGATAGGCACAGGTGTGTACACCGAGGTATTTATGATCCAGGTAGTTTTTAGGCTATTGTATCCCTTGTTTTGCTATCATGCTTCCTTGATATCATGTTTTCTCCATTCATGTGACTACATGGGATACTATTCATGCTAGAAAACATGCCTAGGCTACCTGCTCAATTGTTTGAGACATGATAGGGCTATTTTCGCCATGTTGAGCTATTTACCTTAGTCGTAGTCACATTGTACAGTCATGATAGTTACATCTGCATGTTATATCTCTATCTCTGCGCACTTTTGATATGATGTTGCACATGTTATTGGTGTCGTTGTATGCGACACGCGTTTGAACTATATTTGAGGCATATTGTGATATTCCGTGTTACATTGTTGGATTGTGTTTCTGTGTGATGTTTGCATATTGAGACTTGAACGGATTGATGACTGATGTGGGCCATGGAGTCATATTGATATGAATATAGGGATCAGATTGCACGCCTCAACGGTTATattaatattgaggtgacgcGTATGCCAGGCCCCACATTGGGCTAAGTAGTACTAATTTGAGGCTACACGTACGCCAGACCCCACTATTTGGGCTATGTGATTATGATTAGCGTTTAGGTAGGATCAAACCCCTCCGGAGTTTGACATGCCAGCAATTAGTGCACGCACAGTGTTATAGACACGAGCTCGATGATCAGCAATTATTCCATGCACTCGTAGAGTGCTAAGTGTGATTATTATGATGGATCCATGGTGGTACTGTTGATTTGACATATGTTTATTGTGTGTTCAAGTGGGGAATTTGATCTAGGCACCTGGAGTGTACTAAGATTGTGTGTACTTGATGATTTCGTTGTGAGGCTGAGCTCTTGACATGTATATTTGACATATGGGCATAGAGATATATATTCCTCATGTTAGACAGTGATATGACATTTGATTACTTGACATGTAAGCGTAGAGATGTACATTTCTCATGCTAGGTAGTGATATGACATTTGATAACTTGACATGTATATTtggcatgtaggcatagagatgcatttttcataTGCTAACTAGTAAATAAAAAGTCTTATCTGATGTTGTAATTGGGAAAAACACAGTCCTTTGGATAAACTCATGTTTAATTGATTTCATTGGTAAGATTTAGACTTGTATTGTTATACTTGAGAAGTATGTCTACTTTTTTATATTTGTGAATGAGTTAAACATTATATCTCTTGAGTTATACTTTTATTGCCTTCACTATACTATTATGAATTGATATTGGGTATTGGTGAGAGACATTAACATTCTTCTGAGCTCGTCAATACTTTTCAATTAAGGTTaggcttgttacttattgagtaaatggggtcggttgtactcatactacacttctgcacctcgCGTGTAGATCTTGGAGCTAATGCTACTGTGTATGGCGGgagctggcattgaagatgtacctacTTTTCGGATGTAGCTGGCActtgttcttgtttttgttttgtttaggtatatttcaaacagatgatatatttatttcatgccaactttgtaaattctaagtcttagaagctcattaTTTGTACCACCAGTCCTTGGGTTATTGTATAAAAGTTTAGATAATTCTTCATTGATTTCTTATAAATCTCATTTGGATTGTATTGactgttagttggcttacctagcgggttgggttaggtgccatcatagCTAGTTAGAATTAGgggcgtgacaagttggtatcagagctctagtttCATATGTTCTATGAGCCATGCGcaagtatctagtagagtcttatggatcggtatgatgacgtccatatctatcttcgagaggctatgggAATGTAGGataaacttcccatctttctttccttatcgtgcggcaTGGTTAGGTGACCGTGGGAAACGAACATCTTCTGTTTGTTCGGTTGGGGCCGATGGGGAGCTAGCAATTGGTGATGTTATGGTTGGTATAGAGGTTGAAGTTGGAAGAACGTCAAAGGTAGAACTTCTCTAGCCGGAAGTAGCAATGAGAGCTCGTTAACGAGACTTTGTGTTTTCGACTCTTTCCATTTCCGTGAAGAGCATTTGAAGTTCTCCCAGTTGAGGTGATAGAAGCTCTCTCGGCCGAACATCTGGTTGAACTGATGAagatatttttcttctttgaataGAAACTGTTTCATCATCGGTTTCTTGTTCATCAAGGACCACTATGGTCGGTCCAGTTGGAGCttcttttgttgaagttttctCCCGAGTCTCAGCCGTAGAGGTACCTCTTCTTTTTGGTTTCTTATCCTTGGGCTGGGGACTCCGGGAGGAGGCACCTTCACCGAAAGTAAGAGCGGCTTCACGAGCCCTCTTCTGGTTAAGATCTTGCAATTGTTGTTGGGCCTCCTCTGGATCATCGGAGACCTCAACAACGGGGCAAATAATAGATCCTTTCAGAAGGCCTGTGTATTGCAAAAAGAAGTCAACAAATCGGTTCTAAGTCATgttgaaaattaaaagaagtaaAGAAGAACTTTTACTTACCATGGTTTTGGCTTTCTAATTGAATCTAGGGGCAATTTCCTTCCACCTATGGGAGTTCTATGCGAAAATGCCTAGAATTTTCTATACCCATTGGGACATGTTCTGTACCGATGGTGGTTCCCAACGGGTAGCTGAAGTAAGAAAAACAAAGTTAGCAAAGGAGGGAATTTTAttcaacaaaataaagaaaaagatgtTTGAAAACTTACGAGTAAAATTCCAAGATTTAGGAATGGCAGGGGATGTCGCCGAAAGAATGTCTCTGGTAGTAATGACAACGAACCGCTCTATCCATCCACGATTGTTATCATCGTCGATGCTGGTAACGATGGCATGGTGGCCACGTTTGCTGCGTTTAATCACACATTCACGAAAATACTTCGGGGATTAGAGGTTGATCAAATGTGCGAGAGTAAGCAGCCTCGGAGAATAGTTTTCGAAGGCAAGCCACCGTACGCTATATTGATGGACTCACCTGAGCCAAGTAGATTTGGTAGCAGTGGAAAAATTCTAAAATTATGTGATCAATTTCTTGGCTTAATTTTAAAGTAAAAGGAATGTATAAACATATATGAACCCTAGTTTACTAAAGGTGACACTTTCCACCTTATTGGGGCAAATATTCCGATGCTATTCCAGTTGCAATCTTTCTTTATGACGGGAATGCTACCATGATGAATGGAAGAAGGATACCTGCGGATAGACCAATTTCTATCATTATGGGGGTTAGTAGTTTCCTTTTGAACTTGAAAGTTCGATTGGGAGTTAAGTTGAAGAGGTATGATGGTGTTAACGGTAGGAGGGTCGGATTCAACATCGACTTCCTTCGTTTTGTTCTTTTTAGGGCCACCACCAATGAGAAGGCAAGTAATAGCGGTAGTAGAAGACATGATGATAAGAAATTTGAGTAATGAGATTTTACTGAGAAAGAAGGGTTTCACAGTAGGGCTCTAAGAaaattcgaagaagaagaagaacttctAAAAGTGAATGGTAACAGTGATGAGTAGTGGAGAAATTTATAGACGACAAAATTCATGGTCATGATTACCTTAAAAACTGGCGAGAATATTTGCCGAACCAAGGGATAATACGTATTCGGCTCATTAAATGCAAAGAGACGTGCGTCCTTTCAACTGTCAGAAACCGTTCAGGAACTTTCCTGCCAAGAAAAAGGGTCTTATCTACTTCCCGATAATATAAAATTTTGTCACCGGAAAGTACGAGGACTATCTATATATGGGGTAAAATTGATTTGCAACAGGTGGATGAACGATGGATGATACGTGGAACTAAAACAGATAAGATATGAGTCAACAAGTAGTTGGCACCGGATACAAAGATATGATTGATGCTTAATAAATTCCGAAGACATTGAAACCGAGAACGAAGATTTGAAAGGAAGACATCGGTTGAAAAAGATAGCATTCATTGAgctgttgttgcaaagaatctATGTATTAATGTTCAACTCATTATGCAGTTATCAAGAGGGGTTTTATTCACATTAAAGAAGAACATGATTTGGGGATGTTGTTTTCTTGAATAGAAATAAGGGAATTTGTATCTATTGTTGGACATGAAAAATTATCTGTACACAAAAGCTAAAATCTGCTCTTATTCTATAGAATTACTCTCTATCTTTTGTCTTTGATATTGTTCTTAAAAACTGCTTTTGGAGAAGCTAAGTCCAGAACCAagcttgtattttttttaaaagttatttTAACGATCTTTTTTCTGTCTTTACTTAATTTATATTcttggatcaaattaattcacgtATCTATAAATCACATTACAAATTCAACTGTATCGTTTTACTGGCAAACATTTATGTGATCAAATTTTTTTAATCGAGAAGTATAAGTTTATGGACTGAGATCTTATACACTAAAAAAGGATAAATCATCCAGATTCGGAATTTGCTTGCTATTTCCAAGAATTATTAATTCTTTATCATAAGaaattgttatttttaggaatttttacctcatatagcaaatgttgataccttatttagtttaaataaatacccttttaaaaaattatattccatatctatattttaatttttatagccaaatatctatttatgattacctcctacccttaagccataaaatactctttgtattatttttctctctcattctttcagatttttgCCGCTTTTTTCTCCCCTTTTTCTTCCTTGTTATTTCCTTGTACGCCACCAAAAACCTATAAGCTTTCTCCTTCTTCTTGCTTTCTACTTTCAGAAAATCAGAAAAGCCCCAAATTCAAAAAATGGTATCTTTCGCAGAGGCACCACCGACGAACAAAGCAGCAGGGGCAAAGATCTTCAAGACCAACTGTGCTCCAAATTTTGAGAGTTTTGAGTCAGAATCGCGGCCCTCTTGACGAGACGATATtaggtttgttcttgaacaaagacgacaaAGTTTGGGCTGAGCAGCTTGAAAGAGTTGAGGGTTTTTGCTCGACGgcggattcgccggaaattagggtttgttcttgaacaaagacgacggagtttggggctgagcaacttgattttttgttaatatatttcaatgtattttcaacctatcacgctgtattttcatgtatttcattgtattcgttatctttttttcattgtaattcaatgtatttcgctatattccatgtatttcattgtattcactatcttattttattgtatttcaatgtatcccgttgtattctatgtatttcattatattcactgtcttgctatatgccatgaatgtattcatatgtttttttaattaatgtaatttatgtattcagatgtattatatattttttctgaATATTGTTATGTTTTTTGGGTATTTTTctgttgagaatcttttttataactggaaatacaaattttgtgtgttataattgagtttgttgagttatattaggagtctattatggtaattgattcactttccgtttaaaaacagtgtaatcccctgtttcacgccatgaatacagtcgaatacaataatttgtccagctgtaatcccatatttcacgccatgaatacagtcgaatacaacaactgattagctagaCTTCcttgattcacgcctattttttcTACTGTATTCAAGggtacaatagcttaaatacatctaatacatcttataacaacagaaaatatatctacaattcgtaatatagcaaatgatatctataaatagctaattaccactaaaagatagtaaTTTATGAAAATTTAACTTATTTTTATTGTTAAATTGGATATGATAAGATCCAGCGAGGAAGAACAAGTTAATAATGACTCACTCTATTAAAATAAACAACAGTACATAAATTAAAATAGAGCGAGTCGATATGGTACCAGCCCGAACCCATTACCACAAACGATTCACCGGAGGATAAACCTTTAGGCAGGCTGGGGCTGGGCTCAGAAATAAATCCAATGTCACGCATCTCAATGAAGCGTGTCGTCATCATTCGGTTTCATCTCAACCACCTTCTCTTTTCTGCACTACTTATAAATCAAATCAGCACGCATTAATTCATTCTTTCTCTGGGAAACAAAATTCAATTACTTACCTTGATTTCTACTACCTCTCTTTCTCATCATAATTCAAACACACAAATTCTCAAGCCCAAGTCTTAGAATATGCAGAACGGTGCAGAGACCTATCGACGAATGGCCACCATCTCAGCTCACCTTAACCCCTCTCCTTCTTCTCATCAGGTTTCTATTTCTCTTAATTCTCTTCCCTTTCCTATTCTATTTTTGCATTCCTTTAGATATTAATCAATtactagtagtagtagtagtaatgtCGAGGCGGATCCAACAATTTAAATAGCAAAATACCATTGAATTCGTTCTTACTTTAACTTACTCTTCTCTACTTTTCTTATTTTAAGAAAAAAGGATTCTGACTCGTACCAAATGTACCCTCACAAGTTTGTGGTGGTAAACATGTCatgaaaaaaatttaaagttcatagttttcaaataaaagaaagtgtcatttttttatataaaaattaaaaggaaagaaGGCCATATAAATTAGAATCGCGGGAATGtaagtttatattttttttaaccgTCACGATCCGAATTGCCCCCCTCggaaccgtgatggcgcctaacattgaacccgctaggcaagccaatattaTTGATTATTCACCCTTTAAACCTTTATATTTAACAATTTATCAAATTAATGCAAGTATTCAGCGGAATTAGAAGTGCGGAAGAACAGAATTTAACATTTAAGCTAATACCAATACAAATCCATAATAATaatccacccagaactggtgtcataatctcacggactatctaagaatactacaaatagggtttgaacaaagaaaatacatgtttgtctctaaaatagaaaaaaacagaaagaaacaagatagaaaggggacgtcaaggcctgcggactacctcgagtctccgatggactgaaggcagtaaCCCTTAGCTAAGGTCCGCATGCTCCAGCACTGGGATCTGCctaaaagagtgcagagtgtagtattagtacaaccgaccccatgtactgtgtaagtgtcgagcctaacctcggcgaagtagtgacgaggttaggacacaacaaacaacataacctACAGTTAAACAGTATCTAGcagaataacaataatagaagcaattcaaaagtaacggggaggggtaacatgctctGGGGGAATACCGACATAAAGAATCACAGTAATAACGGAATGAAACAATTAAGGCACTTGATCCGATAACAACAAGAAATCATAACAAACTGGCAAtaagtgcacaacatcacccttcgtgcttttactctcaatcctcaccctgcaatcaataatgaaaatgtgcacgacatcacacttcgtgctttatctctcgtcctcaccatataaatattagaaatgtgcacgacatcacccttcgtgctttatctctcttcctcaccatatgcatcaatatcaatgtaaatgtatacggcatcacccttcgtgctttatcactctttcctcaccatatgcataagtatgaatgtgcacggcatcacccttcgtacgttatcactctttcctcacccaaataatagcaacaacatacatcccggcaagggaatcaacaataagaattaaatacgtcctggcaagggaatcgactataaccaaacttgtatcAACAATTAACTTCATAAATGAACttcaactggagccaatgctcaacaataaacaaatactaagaagataatcataagtcttgctcaacatggataatcaacaatttaggcatttgtagtacttattaagaaacacatcgattacaatttaagactcatgggcatgcttgacaccaacgtatggATACTCGTcatcacacctatacgtcgtacactacactagcacatagcaaataaggcacaaCACTTATTCCCTCGagttataccaaacacttacctcgaccttccacggccaaactcaagcctcaaacaccgcttttccttttgattccacttccaattcaattgtatctagtcaatattaacttattaacattaataaatgctaaagaattcaactccaatgattaattataggttttctatcatcttccccaaaaagtaaaaaatcgatCCCGGGCCCCtaggtcaaaactcgaggttcgggcCAAAACCCGACCACCCATTCgtccacgagcccaaatatgcaattattttctaaatccgaccccaaaacgaggtctaaattccaattattcaaaaaaccctatctctacccaaattcccaatttctaccataaagattcttgatttttgatttaaaagtgatgaaaaacattgggtaattgaaagagtagagtttagaattgattaccaacactttgggTGTAAACTTTGGTGAAGAAAATCGTCTCTAGGGCTTGGTAGTtcaaaaaataggaagaaaaggGTTCTGCCCGTTTTTAAAATTGACTTTAAATAGCTGGGCAGGCCTTAATCGCGTTCGCGTGGGCCTGCCCGCGTTTGCATAGAGTACCGGCCCAGTGTCCTACGCGTTTGCGCTGAAGGGCCCGCGTTCGCGGAGCTTTAGCTCCtcaggccttcgcgttcgtggtTGCAAGGCCGCGTTCACATAGAGTAATGGGCTCCCCTCCCCCAGGCCCAACTAcacttcgcgttcgcggaggggAGGGTGCGTTCGTGAAGTACAAAACGACCCTTAACTATTTTACTCTACGCGTTTGCGACTGGGGTAACGCGAACGCGGTGAACAAATTATCTGAACAACAGTAAGAGCAAAAACCAGCAactttttctaagtctaaaacacCCCGAAGCGTATTCGAAACTAacccgagtcctcggggctccaaaccataCATGCAtactaacctaaaaatatcatacggacttacttgtgcgatcaaatcgccaaaataacgctTAAAACtacaagtttagcatcaaaatcaaagaaaaatctcaagaactcttaaagttccattttcacaaccgagggtccgattcacgtcatatgaatttCGTTtcctaccaaattttacaggcacaacttaaataccatattagaCCTGTACTGgggtccggaaccaaaatatgggcccgatactatCAAATTCAAATatctttaaattttcaaaaactcttataatttcagttaaacaattttcttcaaaaattcatttctcgggcttgggatctcggaattcatttccaggcatatgcccaagtctcatatttgtatacggaccctccgggaccatcaaatcacgggtccgggtccgtttacccaaaatgttgatcgaagtcaacttaaattcaattttaaaggcaaaattagcatttcCCTCAAATTTTGACATAAAAGCGttccggatatacgcccggactgcgcactcAATTCGAGGTGAGACAAGAGGAGGTTTTCAAgacctcggaacacagaattgacttttaaaacaagtgatgaccttttgggtcatcacattaacACATCTTCTACTTAGGTGATCTCTATGATGCTTTCTTGATTTATTTACTACTAATTCTATGTATGTTTTTGCACTCGGAGTTTTCAATAATTCATACATACTGATTTTGTTGTGTGTTTAACAACATACGTGCATTTGGGGCTCAAGATGGAGGGAGGTGTGGGTTTGAGCCGAGCTAATTGCAGGGCGAAAGGGGGTTCTCCAGGATTCAAAGTCGCGATCTTGGGTGCTGCAGGAGGTATTGGTCAGCCACTTGCTATGCTTATGAAAACGAATCCACTGGTTTCAGTTCTGCATCTTTATGATGTTGCCAATACTCCTGGTGTAACTGCTGACATTAGCCACATGGACACTGGTGCCGTGGTAATTTCTCTCCCTATTCGCCTTCTTTTTGTAAAAAGGAAATGCTGGATGTTTAAGCATATACTAGTATacattatcattattattttattttcaataaatgTGAACTTTACTGTGAAGTGAAGAATTAGAGTAGTTAAAGAAATAGAGTTGTCAAAAGAGATGATAGCAGAATTGATGACAAAGATTATATAACTATTGTAATTGCGTTAATACTTGTTGCGTGCATAGAGAAATCCTAGTATCTATGAGATACATGTGAAGCAGTTTGAATATAATGACAGTTGAAGGAAATGGAATGATTCAAAGGAATTGAAGAACAAAATGGATGGAGTGAGATTAGACAGGATTGTGGTGCCGAAATTTTGATAATTCAAATGTTTAGGCTCAATCTTCCAAAAGAATGACATGGTAGATGAAGATATAGCAcatagaataaaaatatgatgACTGAAATGGAGATTGCTGTTTTAGTGTTATGCGATAGGAAGATACATATAGACATAAAGTAAAATGTAAGTCTTATAGTGCAGTTAAGAGATTAGCAATGTTATCGCAAGTGAATGTGGGGCTTACTAAGGCCCAACATATCCACAAGATGAATTCGTAGAAATGCGGTTGTTACAATGGATGTATGATTAATTGATTATACAAGGTTGGACAAAATCACAGATGATCATATCTCAGCAAAGGGTGCAATTTAGCATGGAGTATAATGGACAAAAAGAGAGGTGTTCTCCtttataaaaacaaaaagagaCGTGGTCTCTTAAGATTTTTTGTATGTTATACGTAGATCTCCAGATGCACCGGTTCAGAGGTGCAATAATATGACGGAAGACGGTAAAAGGACATGAGGTAGACCTAAAATCATGCAGAGGGAACTGGTCCAAAAAAAGACATACAATCTTTTAGAAGCGAATAGTAGACTCTATTAAGAAATAAAACATATGAAAGTACAAGGATTCATATAGGCGGTACGGACTAGTTGGAACAAATGGCTGGTTAATGGTAAGGTTTACACTCACAGTAGATCCTTTGTTTGTCAGCAATCTTTTTGCTATGGTAAAAGACTTATATTTGTGTTGGAAAGTAGGGAGATTTGAACTTTTAGTTTTAGAGAACTCCTACTTTGCATTAAAAGCCAAACAATTTAGAACGCAATGTACCTAAATTCAGCACGATGAACAGGAAGTTTATATAGCCAATCTCCACTAATTTGGGATAGAGGCTTGTTTATAAAACTTGTGGGATAAAGGCGTAGTTGATTGACTGGTTCTTAAGCCTTACCAGCCTATTGCATTAACCAGAACCGTCCTTTCAAAGTCTTCTGGGGTAGAATATCTGAAATTTGCTAAAAAGTTTTTGGCTTCCAGGCGGGAACCAATAAAGTGATTTCTGAATCAACCAAAATATATGGTGAAAAATCAAATAATCTGCTGAGATGTTagaagaaagaggaaactaaCATAGTAAACAGGAAATTGATTGGATGACAAAACATCTGAATGGTTAAATTGATGCTAGTATGCCAATAAAAGGCGCGTTAGCTCGTGATGTGTTTGTCCCCAATGGCTGTCTTCGGGCATGTAGACCCAAACTCAAGCCAAGGCGAACCCCAATGTCGCCCTTTACAACACTGTTCTGCAATGGAAGTCTCGATGCTTGCTTATGTCTGAGATATATCCCATACTGTAATGTTGTGTTCTTTTCTAGCTATGACATTGACCAGAGATGTTATTATGTCTTTAAACAATTAACTTGAGTTTGTTGATTTCCAGGTACGTGGTTTTCTAGGGCCTCAACAATTGGAAGATGCTCTCACTGGCATGGACCTTGTAATAATCCCTGCTGGTGTTCCTAGAAAACCAGGCATGACACGAGATGATCTTTTCAACATCAATGCAGGAATTGTGAGGACTTTATGTGAAGGAATTGCCAAGTGCTGTCCTAAGGCCATTGTTAACATAATTAGTAATCCTGTTAACTCTACAGTACCAATTGCTGCAGAGGTTTTCAAGAAGGCTGGCACCTTTGATCCGAGGAGACTGTTGGGCGTGACAATGCTTGATATTGTCAGAGCCAATACATTTGTGGTATGCATAGCTTTCTAAACTGTTTCTTTTGTGATTTTTCCTCCTACATCCGTTTCAACAGAGCATCTACTCAATGCTTAAAAAGCTAGAAGCCAATACCGAACCAATCATTAGCAGATTATCTGTGCTTTCTTGACTGCCAATTTGGGCAAAAAATGCTAGAACCATGTTATCAGCCCATCCAGAAAATGGTTTTTGATCTGTCTCAAAATGATGTCCAAATTCCTGAATGAAAAAACCATCCGCTATTCATTATCTCTTGGATATCTTACTTGCTCAAATGTTAATGGGCACCGTTCTTTATTCTTTTATCAAACTTATCGAAAagtcaattttttttatatattttagaccAATTATTCTCGAAAATACATTGTTATTTCACCGCTACTCGTAATATCTGTGTTAGGCGAAACCTATAAAATTTTGGTGAACTACTATTGTTACTGTATGGAGTACAACTTATCTGAACCAAGTTCATTTTAAAAATCTAGTAGCACGTTGTACTGTTTCTTTTTATG contains:
- the LOC104238088 gene encoding malate dehydrogenase, glyoxysomal-like, with product MQNGAETYRRMATISAHLNPSPSSHQMEGGVGLSRANCRAKGGSPGFKVAILGAAGGIGQPLAMLMKTNPLVSVLHLYDVANTPGVTADISHMDTGAVVRGFLGPQQLEDALTGMDLVIIPAGVPRKPGMTRDDLFNINAGIVRTLCEGIAKCCPKAIVNIISNPVNSTVPIAAEVFKKAGTFDPRRLLGVTMLDIVRANTFVAEVLGLDPREVDVPVVGGHAGVTILPLLSQVKPPCSFTPEETEYLTSRIQNGGTEVVEAKAGAGSATLSMAYAAVKFADACLHGLRGDAGIVECAFVSSQVTELPFFASKVRLGRNGVEEIYPLGPLNEYERSGLEKAKKELATSIQKGVNFVKK